The following proteins are encoded in a genomic region of Populus trichocarpa isolate Nisqually-1 chromosome 13, P.trichocarpa_v4.1, whole genome shotgun sequence:
- the LOC127904160 gene encoding LOW QUALITY PROTEIN: photosystem II D2 protein-like (The sequence of the model RefSeq protein was modified relative to this genomic sequence to represent the inferred CDS: deleted 1 base in 1 codon), with the protein MRSEDQLLNRRITMTIALGKFTKDENDLFDIMDDWLRRDRFVFVGWSGLLLFPCAYFALGGWFTGTTFVTSWYTHGLASSYLEGCNFLTAAVSTPANSLAHSLLLLWGPEAQGDFTRWCQLGGLWTFVALHGAFGLIGFMLRQFELARSVQLRPYNAIAFSGPIAVFVSVFLIYPLGQSGWFFAPSFGVAAIFRFILFFKDFIIGH; encoded by the exons ATGAGATCTGAGGATCAACTG TTGAATAGGAGGATCACTATGACTATAGCACTTGGTAAATTTACCAAAgatgaaaatgatttatttgatattatggaTGACTGGTTACGGAGGGACCGTTTCGTTTTTGTGGGTTGGTCCGGTCTATTGCTCTTTCCTTGTGCCTATTTTGCCTTAGGGGGTTGGTTCACAGGTACAACCTTTGTAACCTCATGGTATACCCATGGATTGGCCAGTTCCTATTTGGAAGGTTGCAACTTCTTAACCGCCGCAGTTTCTACTCCTGCTAATAGTTTAGCCcattctttattattactatGGGGTCCTGAAGCACAAGGAGATTTTACTCGTTGGTGTCAATTAGGTGGCTTGTGGACTTTTGTTGCTCTCCACGGAGCTTTCGGACTAATAGGTTTTATGTTACGTCAATTTGAACTTGCTCGATCCGTGCAATTACGACCTTATAATGCAATCGCATTCTCTGGTCCAATTGCGGTTTTTGTTTCTGTATTCCTGATTTATCCACTAGGTCAGTCTGGTTGGTTCTTTGCGCCTAGTTTTGGCGTAGCAGCTATATTTCGATTCATCCTCTTTTTC AAGGATTTCATAATTGGACACTGA